From Gordonia crocea, the proteins below share one genomic window:
- a CDS encoding P1 family peptidase, which produces MTGSARAGDRITDVTGIAVGHHWRLDPDVVVGTAEAPGSGWATGTTVVTVPPGSVVAVDVRGGGPGTRETDLLDPVNTVQTAHAIVLGGGSAYGLAAADGVMTGLESRGVGIPMDALGHVVPIVAGAVIFDLLVGDWQARPDAAFGAAALAAAAADFETGTVGAGTGARAGALKGGVGTASITLGDGPAAGITVGALVVANPVGDVLDPATGLPWGASAADLDYYRLRPPVEADRLALAQARAKSTPLNTTIGVVATDAELDQACTKRVALAAHDGLARAVVPAHSPLDGDTLFAVSTGTHPGDSRDALREFTPAGMHHDVAIVAHVSAAAATVTQRAIVNAVLAATPVADIPSLRALLPSAVADRAA; this is translated from the coding sequence ATGACCGGGTCGGCCCGGGCGGGCGACCGGATCACCGATGTCACCGGCATCGCCGTGGGCCATCACTGGCGGCTCGACCCCGATGTCGTCGTCGGGACCGCTGAGGCGCCCGGCAGCGGGTGGGCCACCGGGACCACGGTCGTGACCGTGCCGCCCGGATCGGTCGTGGCCGTCGACGTGCGCGGCGGCGGGCCGGGTACCCGCGAGACCGATCTGTTGGACCCGGTCAACACCGTCCAGACCGCGCACGCGATCGTATTGGGCGGCGGGAGTGCCTACGGGCTCGCCGCCGCCGACGGGGTGATGACCGGCCTGGAGTCGCGCGGGGTCGGCATCCCCATGGATGCGTTGGGCCACGTCGTGCCGATCGTGGCGGGGGCGGTCATCTTCGACCTCCTCGTCGGGGATTGGCAGGCGCGCCCCGATGCGGCCTTCGGTGCGGCGGCGCTCGCCGCGGCGGCCGCCGACTTCGAGACCGGGACCGTCGGGGCGGGTACCGGTGCCCGCGCGGGTGCCCTGAAGGGCGGTGTGGGCACCGCCTCGATCACACTCGGCGACGGGCCGGCCGCGGGCATCACCGTCGGCGCCCTCGTCGTCGCGAACCCGGTCGGCGACGTGCTGGACCCGGCCACCGGGCTGCCCTGGGGCGCATCGGCGGCCGACCTCGACTACTACCGCTTGCGTCCGCCGGTCGAGGCGGACCGGTTGGCGCTGGCACAGGCGAGGGCGAAGTCGACGCCGCTGAACACGACCATCGGCGTCGTCGCCACGGATGCCGAACTCGACCAGGCGTGCACGAAGCGGGTGGCGTTGGCCGCCCACGACGGGCTGGCCCGGGCGGTGGTGCCGGCGCATTCGCCGTTGGACGGGGACACGCTGTTCGCGGTGTCGACCGGGACCCATCCCGGGGACTCGCGCGACGCGTTGCGCGAATTCACCCCGGCCGGAATGCATCACGACGTCGCCATTGTTGCCCATGTCAGCGCGGCGGCGGCGACCGTGACCCAGCGGGCCATCGTCAACGCGGTCCTGGCGGCGACGCCGGTGGCCGACATCCCGTCGCTGCGCGCGCTGCTGCCGTCGGCGGTGGCGGACCGAGCCGCGTAA
- the clpS gene encoding ATP-dependent Clp protease adapter ClpS: MSFETGGSAAAPSGATVAEPDTTVDESIDRPWVAVVWDDPVNLMPYVTYVFQKLFGYTRAKAHELMMQVHTEGKAVVSSGSRDKMEADVRRLHTAGLWATMQRDS, from the coding sequence ATGTCCTTCGAGACTGGTGGCAGCGCGGCCGCGCCTTCGGGCGCCACCGTGGCGGAGCCGGACACGACGGTTGACGAGAGCATCGACCGCCCCTGGGTCGCGGTTGTCTGGGACGACCCGGTCAATCTGATGCCCTACGTGACCTATGTTTTCCAGAAGCTGTTCGGGTACACCCGGGCCAAGGCGCACGAGTTGATGATGCAGGTCCATACGGAGGGGAAGGCGGTGGTTTCGTCGGGCTCGCGAGACAAGATGGAGGCCGACGTGCGGCGACTGCACACCGCCGGGCTGTGGGCGACGATGCAGCGGGACTCATGA
- a CDS encoding nicotinate phosphoribosyltransferase, giving the protein MTRPSTALLTDHYELTMISAARSHPAAARPCVFEVFARRLPDGRRYGVVGGTGRLLDALADFRFGDDELAAVSGFLDAETLDWLAGYRFTGDIDGYLEGELYFPGSPILTVRAHFADAVILETLILSILNHDSAIASAAARMVSAAGSRPIIEMGSRRTHERAAVASSRAAYLAGLTATSNLEAARSYGVPSAGTAAHAFTLLFTGPDGPDELGAFRAQVQRLGTGTTLLVDTYDITRGVANAIEAAGPELGAVRIDSGDLGILARQVRDQLDGLGAHGTKIVVSGDLDEYAIASLRAEPVDIYGVGTSLVTGSGAPTAGMVYKLVEVDGLPVAKRSSHKESHGGAKAAVRLARESGTVVEEVLYPAGGPTPVLAGHTAAPLQTPLVRGGQRVEGLPSLTESREHLRDALVTLPWEGLGLSHGEPAIPTRYEF; this is encoded by the coding sequence GTGACCCGACCTAGCACAGCCTTGCTGACCGATCACTACGAACTGACCATGATCTCGGCGGCCCGGTCCCACCCCGCCGCGGCCCGGCCGTGCGTGTTCGAGGTCTTCGCCCGCCGCCTGCCCGACGGCCGCCGGTACGGGGTCGTCGGCGGCACCGGGCGGCTGCTCGACGCCCTCGCCGACTTCCGATTCGGTGACGACGAGCTGGCCGCGGTCAGCGGGTTCCTCGACGCCGAGACCCTCGACTGGCTGGCCGGCTACCGTTTCACCGGCGACATCGACGGCTATCTCGAGGGCGAGCTGTACTTCCCGGGTTCCCCGATCCTCACCGTGCGGGCCCACTTCGCCGATGCGGTGATCCTGGAGACGCTCATCCTGTCGATCCTCAACCACGACAGCGCGATCGCCTCGGCCGCCGCCCGGATGGTGTCGGCCGCCGGCTCGCGGCCGATCATCGAGATGGGATCCCGCCGCACCCACGAGCGCGCCGCGGTGGCCAGTTCCCGCGCGGCCTACCTGGCCGGGTTGACCGCCACCTCCAACCTGGAGGCGGCGCGCAGCTACGGCGTCCCCAGTGCCGGCACCGCGGCCCACGCCTTCACCCTGCTGTTCACCGGACCGGACGGGCCCGACGAGCTGGGCGCCTTCCGCGCGCAGGTCCAGCGCCTGGGCACCGGCACGACGCTGCTGGTCGACACCTACGACATCACCCGCGGTGTGGCGAACGCGATCGAGGCGGCCGGGCCGGAACTGGGCGCGGTGCGGATCGACTCCGGCGACCTCGGAATCCTGGCGCGCCAGGTCCGCGACCAGCTCGACGGGCTCGGGGCGCACGGCACCAAGATCGTCGTCTCCGGGGACCTCGACGAGTACGCGATCGCCTCGCTGCGCGCGGAGCCGGTGGATATCTACGGCGTCGGCACCTCCCTGGTCACCGGCAGCGGCGCGCCGACGGCGGGAATGGTCTATAAGCTCGTCGAGGTCGACGGCCTGCCGGTCGCCAAGCGCTCCAGCCACAAGGAATCCCACGGCGGGGCGAAGGCCGCGGTCCGGCTGGCCCGGGAGTCGGGCACCGTCGTCGAAGAGGTGCTCTACCCGGCCGGCGGTCCGACCCCGGTCCTCGCCGGACACACCGCCGCCCCGCTGCAGACCCCGCTCGTCCGCGGCGGGCAGCGCGTCGAGGGCCTGCCGTCGTTGACCGAGTCCCGCGAGCACCTGCGCGACGCCCTCGTCACGCTGCCGTGGGAGGGCCTGGGCCTCTCGCACGGCGAGCCGGCCATCCCCACCCGCTATGAATTCTGA
- a CDS encoding Mov34/MPN/PAD-1 family protein, producing the protein MLQIDAGLVEQMVAHARADHPDEACGVLPGPEGGDVPTRFVAMDNAERSPTFYRFDSGEQLRVWRAMDDADEVPVVIYHSHTATDPYPSRTDSSLAAEPSAHYVLIGTADPEVALVCSYRIVDGQISAEPITVVRDGGDVGGGPAFVTPDPDSDDHPARRHGAQTKE; encoded by the coding sequence GTGTTGCAGATCGATGCGGGACTGGTCGAGCAGATGGTTGCGCATGCGCGCGCCGACCACCCCGATGAGGCCTGTGGCGTCCTGCCCGGTCCCGAGGGCGGCGACGTCCCCACGCGGTTCGTCGCCATGGACAACGCCGAGCGTTCGCCGACGTTCTACCGGTTCGACTCCGGCGAGCAGTTGCGCGTGTGGCGCGCCATGGACGACGCCGACGAGGTGCCGGTGGTCATCTACCACTCGCACACCGCCACCGATCCGTACCCGTCGCGCACCGACTCGTCGCTGGCCGCCGAGCCGTCGGCCCACTACGTGCTGATCGGGACCGCCGATCCAGAGGTGGCGCTGGTGTGCAGCTACCGCATCGTCGACGGCCAGATCAGCGCCGAGCCGATCACCGTCGTCCGCGATGGCGGCGACGTCGGCGGCGGGCCGGCCTTCGTCACCCCCGACCCCGATTCCGACGATCATCCAGCCCGGCGCCACGGCGCCCAGACGAAAGAATGA
- the aosR gene encoding oxidative stress transcriptional regulator AosR, with amino-acid sequence MTARFLSGWKRRGSGDSAVYLAHCSAHESDLLRSIVESMCELLTERAESAPSDELTAITGIRSGHSSAPQDATLGRLLPDFHRPDQDEEIGCDAVNGDLNGALRSINEPVIIDEKLAAAHCLLDTVPVGGGEIALTRAQADQWLTAINDVRLSLGAMLGITEDAPDELDPDHPYAAHLHVYRWLTEQQWILVEELME; translated from the coding sequence ATGACGGCACGGTTCCTCTCCGGCTGGAAGCGCCGCGGTTCGGGCGACTCGGCGGTATACCTGGCGCACTGCTCGGCACACGAGTCGGACCTGCTCCGCTCGATCGTCGAGTCGATGTGCGAATTGCTCACCGAGCGGGCCGAATCGGCGCCCTCGGACGAGCTCACCGCGATCACCGGTATCCGGTCCGGTCATTCATCGGCCCCGCAGGACGCGACCCTGGGTCGGCTGCTGCCCGATTTCCACCGTCCCGACCAGGACGAGGAGATCGGCTGCGACGCCGTCAACGGCGACCTCAACGGGGCCCTGCGCAGCATCAACGAACCGGTCATCATCGACGAGAAGCTCGCCGCCGCCCACTGCCTCCTCGACACGGTGCCGGTGGGCGGCGGGGAGATCGCGCTGACCCGGGCGCAGGCCGACCAATGGCTCACCGCCATCAACGACGTCCGGCTCTCGCTCGGCGCGATGCTGGGCATCACCGAGGACGCCCCCGACGAGCTCGACCCCGACCATCCGTACGCGGCCCACCTGCACGTCTACCGATGGCTGACCGAGCAGCAATGGATCCTGGTCGAGGAGTTGATGGAATGA